From the genome of Haemophilus parainfluenzae, one region includes:
- a CDS encoding surface-adhesin E family protein, whose protein sequence is MKKLVLTFLGVALLAGCSAVQSPVTQEEVTLTPPSKDRVGYVRLVKDKNYYIDTDSIWVDNQDLNQVHFDAVVNLDRGLYVYPNEKRRYARSVRQYKILNCKNYHLTQVRTDFYDDFWGEGLRAAPKKQEKYTISLKPNTTLYAAAQVICVNSDRKPSLDLEGSKAK, encoded by the coding sequence ATGAAAAAATTAGTATTAACGTTTTTAGGTGTAGCCCTTTTAGCAGGCTGTTCAGCTGTTCAATCGCCAGTTACACAAGAAGAGGTGACATTGACGCCCCCTTCAAAAGATAGGGTAGGGTATGTTCGATTAGTAAAAGATAAAAATTACTACATTGATACCGATTCAATTTGGGTGGACAACCAAGATTTAAACCAAGTGCATTTTGATGCCGTGGTGAATTTGGATAGAGGTTTATATGTGTATCCAAATGAGAAAAGACGTTATGCACGTTCTGTTCGCCAATATAAAATTTTAAACTGTAAGAACTACCATTTAACCCAAGTTCGTACTGATTTTTATGATGATTTCTGGGGCGAAGGTTTACGTGCCGCACCGAAAAAACAAGAGAAATACACAATTAGCTTAAAACCTAATACAACGCTCTATGCGGCTGCACAAGTTATTTGTGTGAACTCAGATAGAAAACCTTCTTTAGATTTAGAAGGCTCAAAAGCGAAATAA
- the pflA gene encoding pyruvate formate lyase 1-activating protein, with protein sequence MSVLGRIHSFESCGTVDGPGIRFILFMQGCLMRCKYCHNRDTWDLDGGREISVEELMKEVVSYRHFMNATGGGVTASGGEAILQAEFVRDWFRACKAEGINTCLDTNGFVRHYDHIIDELIDVTDLVLLDLKELNDQVHQNLIGVPNKRTLEFAKYLQKRNQRTWIRYVVVPGYTDNDHDVHLLGQFIEGMTNIEKVELLPYHRLGAHKWKTLGFEYELADVLPPTKESLEHIKTILEGYGHTVKY encoded by the coding sequence ATGTCTGTTCTAGGAAGAATTCACTCCTTTGAATCCTGTGGAACCGTGGATGGTCCCGGCATTCGTTTTATTTTATTTATGCAAGGCTGTTTAATGCGTTGCAAATATTGCCACAATCGTGATACTTGGGATCTTGATGGTGGTCGCGAAATCAGTGTGGAAGAACTCATGAAAGAAGTCGTGAGCTATCGCCATTTTATGAATGCAACCGGTGGTGGTGTAACAGCATCAGGTGGTGAAGCCATTCTTCAAGCTGAGTTCGTTCGTGATTGGTTCCGTGCTTGTAAAGCAGAAGGGATTAATACTTGTTTAGATACTAATGGCTTTGTACGTCATTATGACCATATTATTGATGAACTGATCGATGTAACCGATCTTGTTTTGCTTGATTTAAAAGAGCTGAACGATCAAGTGCACCAAAACCTTATTGGTGTACCAAATAAACGGACGCTGGAATTTGCGAAATATCTGCAAAAACGTAATCAGCGTACCTGGATTCGTTATGTAGTGGTTCCTGGCTATACCGATAATGATCATGATGTTCATCTGCTCGGACAGTTTATTGAAGGTATGACCAATATTGAAAAAGTCGAACTTCTCCCTTATCATCGATTAGGCGCTCATAAATGGAAAACCCTTGGCTTTGAATATGAGCTCGCAGATGTTTTACCACCGACGAAAGAATCACTTGAGCATATTAAAACAATCCTTGAAGGATATGGACATACGGTAAAATATTAA